A window of Benincasa hispida cultivar B227 chromosome 9, ASM972705v1, whole genome shotgun sequence genomic DNA:
ACAAGCCAGATGTTATTAGAGGAGACATGGATTCAATTCGGACAGAAGTACTAGAATTTTATGCTAAGCAAGTATGTCATTCTGACCTTCTCTCTCTTGAAAGAGTTCAGAATTTTAtaataaccatttggtttttcattttttgtttttgaaaattgtgtgCTTTTCTTCTCCCAATTTTATTACtagaaaactacttttttttctttttcttttcttttcttttctttttttctttcaaattttggcttaaagAAATCCATAGGTGGAAGTAGGGTTTTAAGctttatttttttggaaaaaaaaaaaaaaagaaaaacagaatCAAATATTCATGAATCGATAGGTGGAAGTAGGGTTTTAAGATATCGATATTCACACGATGCAGGGAACCAAGATATTTGATGAATCTGAAGATCAGGATACCACAGACCTACATAAATGTGTTGCATATATTCTTCAATCTATGCCAAATCTGGAGGAGTCTAACGTAAGTCGGATCATGATGTAAATCTTTAGTGGCTTGTTAATTATGCTAGACTTCATTTCACTGTTTGCATTCAACGATTCAATTACTGCACTTTTTTCTTTGCTCTGACTTTTCAAATTGGCATTATAATGTTGAGCTGCTCATTTTCAGTTGTATATACTTGTTGCTGGAGCTCTAGGTGGACGGTTTGATCATGAGATAGGAAACATCAATGTTCTATGTCGTTTCTCAACCACGCGCATAATCCTTCTGTCTGATGATTGTCTTATTCATCTTCTGCCAAGGACTCATCACCATGAAATCTATGTTCACTCATCTGTTGAGGGTCCACATTGTGGTCTCATTCCAATTGGAATGCCTTCTGGAAGTACTACAACCACCGGTCTCCAATGGGATTTGAGTAAGTGCTGTCTATATCCTACTTTCAAATTGTTCTCCCACCTTCTGGATCGAATGCTGTTTTTATTCTCAATGAATGGCTGGTTGTGTGCTGTTTTAAGCAACTTTGAGATGCATACTAGCTAACATAATATGATCCATCAGTTTTATTCCTCTTGCTATGAACTCATTCTCAATGAATGCCTGGCTGTGTCATGTTTCAAGCAACTTAGAGATGCAAATTAGTTAACCAACCTTGAACAGGATCTGTTTTATAGGTTGTACAACTGTCCTTGAGTTCTAAAAAATTAGCTAACATAATATGATCCATCAGTTTTATTCCTCTTGCTATGAACTCATTCTTAGCTTCATTTTTCGAAAACAACTTCATTGGGAAGACGCAGGACTAGGTCAATTGAGCAGCCTGTTACTCAATTTCCTTGGATTTTTCAGAAACtccaaaacaaacaattttaacTAAATCTAAGTTCTTTTATCTTGTGATATTTTGTAGAGGACATTTTTACTTTTTGATTTAGTACAACAAATGTGGGGTATGAAGATTTGAACTGCCAACCTCAAGGGTAGGGGAAGACGTCAACTACCGTTGAGTTATGTTCATGCTAGTAGAATGTGGTATTGGGAAGATAACTGAAGTCTGATCTCATTGATGATTTCTTGCCTGATAATAGATATCAATTACATCATTCTCTACTACTATGGAATAATATTCCATTGAATTGTAGCTTACTAGATGATCATTTGGATCTAAAGTTAGGGATGTTCCTAATTACACCACAACTAACTGAAAATTTGGGACAccgttttctttttcaattggaACACTGCTCTTTTTGAACTATTTAGACTCAATTGGGAGCTCTCtctcctttttcttctcttttcttttttttttcttttttttttttgggtaatgGAACACTTTGGAATTTAATGCCTGCTGTTAACTTTTTGGTATTATTAATGTGTATTCCAGGTGACACAGAGATGAAGTTTGGGGGTCTGATTAGCACATCAAATATAGTTAAAGAAGAGAAAGTAACAGTGCAATCTGACTCCGATCTTCTCTGGACGATATCATTAAAAAGCCATGCTTCAATTAATAATCAGGATTAGGAAGAGTATTTGCAAATGGGTAAATTTTCTCTCTCCTGATTTTGGAGATCAGTGCCATTATACATGTATGTCGATTGTATTCTGCAACACTTAATAATACTCTCTATTTTTTGAGAGCTAAAGTATACTTTATCAGCAGCGACATTTTGATTTCTATACTTAACATTTTTTTGAACAAAAATTGCAACCGGTGATATGCTGAGAAATTTTACAAATGTTTAGTGGAATGCAAACGATAATTACTGAAAATAATGATGCTAATCTCtctctttaaaataaattatacaaaatattcCGAAAGTTAGAGTTgtatgtttcaattatatttctaaaattttggaaattttcattttaactgaACTTTGAAATTGTTTCAATAGAAGTACCTTTGGAGAGTTTCAATGGATATTGGCATATAGcatgtttgaaaattgaaaaacataaatGACACTATCTATGGTTTAATTTCAATTGTAGAAATATTAAGATTGTCGATTACATTCGTTTTTACTCAAAATATGTTGTTGGCATATCTATAACATCATTAGagataaaatagtttttttttatctagTATGCAAAACTTATATAAATAATGTTGTATGTCTTCCAAATTTCTGCACATCAATTGttgtatcaatttttatttgtttattttaatggAAACTCtattaaagaatattttcttaatgatttcaaataaaaatttcaaagttgaggcatcatatcctatcttaaaattcttgatattttttacttttcattttttttttaatgattttgggattattatttattgataagATGATATTAACACTATAGATTGTCATCAATATTTTGGTAAGTTTAACATCTAGTTAACTATTTTTAGATCATAGTTTGAATTATGAATCTCATGTAATATTTAATAACTTTGAAGTAAACAAATGATTTGATTTAGACATGTAGGATGATTTAAAGGGCAAGCATGCTCACTTATACTTGAACACTCACATGGCTATTTTTCACTTGACTCAACTGGCTCTACACTTAGTCACGATGTCCGCTCATATAGGCATTATTTGATGTATAAATTAGCACTTGAATGACACACGTCACATTGACTCCCAACTCTTCTGCTTGCAACCAATTCTTTTGATGGTAATGGCCTTTTTGAAGGCACCCTTCCAAATGGACATTTTGATCAAATATTGTCAAAACAAAGCACCCAAGCTCTCGACAACGAGGTTGGTTCTTACTTTTTGACGGGGTGGACTCCCCCCTAAACAAAGTTTACTTcttgaactttgaaatttgtatctatttgatcttttaattttcaaaatgtttaaaCATGTGTCTgaattttttactttatttcaaatagtTCCTTGAGTTTTATAAAATATCTAATAgatttttaacttcaattttatGTTCAGTATATCTCTAGctttaattttcaaagaatTGAATATATCATGGACGTATTTGAtgcaaaatagaaaatttacaCCTACAAGACAAAATCTAAATTAGATacttattaaacataaaatacacTTTCAAAAGTTAATTGACACAAACTAAAAAGTCGAGAAAAAACTgaacttgtaatttaatattaaaaataaaaaaaataaataaataaaaaatgctaACTCTAATTTGTCtactataattaaaatttaaaatataaattaaagggAAGAACAAAAAATGGGAAAAGCTTCACCGTGGACAGTTGAGGAGTTGACATTCGTTCCCtcgcagtttttttttttttttttggcgcCAAAATCTGCCATCATTCATTGAGTTAGGGTTTTTACACTATTGATGCGAGGATTATTTTTGGGATTACAATGGACACAGGAA
This region includes:
- the LOC120086756 gene encoding thiamine pyrophosphokinase 1, whose protein sequence is MGVLFHSSEFLLPSSSRPDHRHSSTYVLVLLNQRLPKFTPLLWKAAQLRLCADGGANRVFDELPLMFPHLDALDVRNSYKPDVIRGDMDSIRTEVLEFYAKQGTKIFDESEDQDTTDLHKCVAYILQSMPNLEESNLYILVAGALGGRFDHEIGNINVLCRFSTTRIILLSDDCLIHLLPRTHHHEIYVHSSVEGPHCGLIPIGMPSGSTTTTGLQWDLSDTEMKFGGLISTSNIVKEEKVTVQSDSDLLWTISLKSHASINNQD